A window of Rufibacter sp. LB8 contains these coding sequences:
- a CDS encoding sporulation protein, with protein sequence MMKRFLGILVAVSMMGCAATSSSTSTGNGSTTANTGTRPAADTKGGAAVLVDTRKYLTKFPAATASNTASVAPAAPSNHVKNQVTLLMDSVAVVQKNIRYAAGYRILAYTGIERKAAMDLRNSLVQRLPEQRDYLTFKQPTYQLKFGDFFTRVEAQAALAKIRDLLPNALLVQETINIPK encoded by the coding sequence ATGATGAAAAGATTTTTAGGCATACTGGTGGCTGTTTCTATGATGGGCTGCGCCGCCACCTCCAGCAGTACGTCTACCGGCAACGGCAGCACCACAGCCAACACCGGCACTCGTCCGGCCGCAGACACCAAAGGCGGGGCCGCAGTCTTGGTGGACACCAGGAAATACCTCACCAAGTTTCCGGCGGCCACGGCGAGTAACACTGCGTCGGTAGCGCCTGCCGCGCCCAGCAACCACGTCAAAAACCAGGTGACTTTGCTCATGGACAGCGTGGCCGTGGTGCAGAAAAACATCAGATACGCCGCGGGCTACCGCATTCTGGCCTACACGGGTATTGAGCGCAAGGCCGCCATGGACCTGCGCAACAGCTTGGTGCAGCGCCTCCCGGAGCAACGCGACTACCTCACGTTCAAGCAACCCACCTATCAACTGAAGTTCGGGGATTTCTTTACCAGGGTAGAGGCCCAGGCCGCGCTGGCCAAGATCAGAGACCTGCTGCCCAACGCCCTGCTGGTGCAGGAAACCATCAACATTCCCAAATAA
- a CDS encoding M20 family metallopeptidase, whose product MQDLTAQIRELAQQYAAATLANRRHLHQHPELSFQEHNTSAYVFQKLQEYGLEPERLTQTGVVALVKGRNPEKATTALRADLDALPILEANDVAYKSQNAGVMHACGHDVHTSSLLTTARILHALRGQFEGTVKLIFQPGEEKFPGGASLMIKEGVLENPAPATILGQHVFPMLEAGKVGFRSGMYMASADEIYVTVKGKGGHGGLPEQLVDPVLITAHLLVALQQIVSRRANPKIPSVLSFGKVTAEGATNVIPSEVKLEGTFRTMDENWRAEAKVHMKKLAEGLCESMGGSCEFTILDGYPFLKNDPDLVSRSRAAAEAYLGSENVVDLDMWMAAEDFAYYSQQVPACFYRLGTRNDAQGITSGVHTPTFNIDESALELGSGLMAWLAVHELQILTAER is encoded by the coding sequence ATGCAAGACCTCACCGCCCAGATCCGGGAACTGGCCCAGCAGTACGCCGCTGCCACGTTGGCTAACCGCCGCCACCTGCACCAGCATCCTGAGCTTTCTTTTCAGGAGCATAATACCAGCGCCTACGTTTTTCAGAAACTGCAGGAATATGGCCTGGAGCCGGAGCGCCTCACTCAAACCGGCGTGGTGGCCTTGGTGAAAGGTAGAAACCCAGAGAAAGCCACCACCGCTTTAAGAGCTGATCTAGACGCGCTGCCCATTCTGGAAGCCAATGACGTAGCCTACAAATCACAGAACGCCGGGGTCATGCACGCCTGCGGCCATGATGTGCACACGTCTTCGTTGTTGACCACCGCCCGTATTCTGCATGCACTCAGAGGCCAGTTTGAAGGCACCGTGAAACTAATTTTTCAGCCTGGCGAAGAAAAATTTCCTGGGGGTGCGTCTTTAATGATCAAGGAAGGCGTGCTGGAGAATCCGGCGCCGGCCACCATTCTGGGCCAGCACGTGTTCCCCATGCTGGAAGCAGGCAAGGTGGGTTTCAGGTCGGGTATGTACATGGCTTCTGCTGATGAAATCTACGTGACCGTGAAAGGCAAAGGTGGCCACGGCGGTCTGCCCGAGCAGTTAGTGGACCCGGTCTTGATCACGGCGCACTTGTTGGTAGCCCTGCAGCAGATTGTGAGCCGTCGGGCCAACCCCAAAATTCCATCGGTCTTGTCCTTCGGGAAAGTCACGGCAGAGGGCGCCACCAACGTCATCCCCAGCGAGGTGAAGCTGGAAGGCACCTTCAGAACCATGGATGAAAACTGGCGCGCCGAAGCCAAAGTACACATGAAGAAACTCGCTGAAGGTCTCTGCGAAAGCATGGGTGGCAGTTGCGAGTTCACCATTCTGGACGGCTATCCGTTTCTCAAGAATGACCCTGATCTGGTTTCCCGTTCCCGCGCCGCCGCCGAGGCGTACCTGGGTTCAGAAAACGTAGTGGATCTGGATATGTGGATGGCCGCCGAAGACTTCGCGTATTATTCCCAGCAAGTGCCCGCCTGTTTCTACCGCCTGGGCACCCGCAATGACGCCCAGGGCATCACCTCTGGCGTACACACCCCCACCTTCAACATTGATGAATCGGCTCTGGAATTGGGCAGTGGCTTAATGGCCTGGCTCGCGGTCCATGAATTGCAGATCTTGACCGCGGAACGCTAA
- a CDS encoding Hsp20/alpha crystallin family protein, producing MNTTRQNPALQDRMPQTFSGLLDRFFQDTVSSRQGQSFTPQVDLWETQNSYEVEVALPGLKKEDLNVEFQDSVLRVSGERKFNQETKDQKFYRVESAYGKFSRSFQLPDHVDGAAIDAQFADGILHITVPKVEEKVMKRQIAVK from the coding sequence ATGAACACAACAAGACAAAACCCAGCCTTGCAAGATAGAATGCCGCAGACCTTCAGCGGTTTACTAGACCGTTTTTTCCAGGACACCGTGAGCAGCCGCCAGGGCCAGAGCTTCACCCCGCAGGTAGACCTGTGGGAAACGCAGAACAGCTATGAAGTAGAAGTGGCGCTGCCCGGCTTAAAGAAAGAAGACCTGAACGTGGAGTTCCAAGACAGTGTGCTGCGTGTGAGCGGCGAGCGCAAGTTCAACCAGGAAACCAAAGACCAGAAATTCTACCGCGTGGAGAGCGCGTATGGCAAATTCAGCCGCTCGTTCCAGTTGCCGGACCACGTAGATGGGGCCGCCATTGACGCACAATTTGCCGATGGTATTTTGCACATCACGGTTCCTAAAGTAGAGGAGAAAGTGATGAAGCGCCAGATTGCCGTGAAGTAA
- a CDS encoding Do family serine endopeptidase, with translation MKTKQLFLGLMLSAMVGGGVAVGSYKLLDDDRPTSESTLPNTNVRYTSVMRDSKVIVPEGLNFVTSAELVTPAVVHVTTEYKVQARRMPNDIHPFFRDFFGEEGMEGYQRQRQSPAQGSGSGVIIASNGYIVTNNHVIDRADKIKVVLDDKRTYEATLVGTDPNTDIALLKINADNLPALRYGNSDNVRVGEWVLAVGNPFNLNSTVTAGIVSAKGRNVGILQESAGQYSVESFIQTDAAVNPGNSGGALVNLNGDLIGINTAIASQTGTFAGYSFAVPSSIVSKVVDDLLKYGEVQRALLGVSMQEVTADLAKEKNLKTLNGVFVYQMPDESAAKAAGIEVGDVITQINGVKVNTGSQLQEQVTRYRPGDKVKVTFLRGGSEKTANVTLRNAAGNTEIVKRDPNSTKSLTIDGAKFEAASKQELNKLDITGGVRVSGVEKSQFAETGMKDGFIITSIDRNPTNTPEDVQKILKGTRKGGLLIEGVYPDGRRAYYAIGR, from the coding sequence ATGAAAACGAAACAACTCTTCTTGGGTCTCATGCTCTCGGCCATGGTGGGCGGCGGCGTGGCCGTAGGAAGCTACAAGCTCCTCGACGATGACCGACCCACGTCTGAATCTACCTTGCCCAACACCAACGTGCGCTACACCAGCGTCATGCGTGACTCCAAAGTAATAGTGCCGGAGGGCCTCAACTTTGTGACATCGGCGGAATTGGTGACGCCCGCTGTGGTGCACGTCACTACTGAATACAAGGTGCAGGCGCGCCGAATGCCTAATGATATCCACCCATTCTTCCGTGATTTCTTCGGGGAGGAAGGAATGGAAGGTTATCAGCGCCAGCGGCAAAGTCCGGCCCAGGGCTCCGGTTCCGGGGTGATCATCGCGTCTAACGGGTACATTGTCACCAACAACCACGTGATTGACCGCGCCGACAAAATCAAAGTAGTGCTGGACGACAAACGCACCTACGAGGCCACCTTGGTAGGCACCGACCCAAACACAGACATCGCATTGTTAAAAATCAACGCAGATAATTTACCGGCTTTGCGCTATGGTAACTCAGACAACGTGCGCGTGGGCGAGTGGGTGTTGGCCGTGGGGAACCCATTTAACCTCAACTCAACGGTAACCGCCGGTATTGTAAGCGCGAAGGGCCGCAACGTAGGCATTCTACAGGAATCTGCGGGGCAGTACAGCGTGGAGTCTTTCATTCAGACAGATGCGGCCGTGAACCCCGGCAACAGTGGCGGGGCCCTGGTGAACCTGAACGGCGACTTGATTGGCATTAACACCGCCATTGCGTCACAGACCGGTACGTTTGCCGGGTATTCATTTGCCGTGCCTTCGTCTATTGTGAGCAAGGTGGTAGATGACCTGTTGAAATACGGCGAGGTGCAGCGTGCCTTGCTGGGAGTTAGCATGCAGGAAGTGACCGCTGACCTGGCCAAAGAGAAAAACCTGAAAACCCTGAACGGAGTGTTCGTGTACCAAATGCCTGACGAAAGTGCCGCCAAGGCTGCCGGAATTGAAGTAGGAGACGTGATCACCCAAATCAATGGCGTGAAAGTAAACACCGGCTCACAGCTGCAGGAACAGGTAACCCGTTACCGGCCGGGTGACAAAGTGAAAGTGACCTTCCTACGCGGCGGCAGCGAGAAAACAGCCAACGTGACCTTGCGCAACGCGGCGGGCAACACCGAGATTGTGAAACGTGACCCCAATTCGACCAAATCCCTGACCATTGACGGCGCCAAGTTTGAGGCGGCCAGCAAACAGGAACTGAACAAACTGGACATTACCGGCGGCGTGAGAGTCTCTGGCGTGGAGAAAAGCCAGTTCGCGGAGACGGGCATGAAAGACGGTTTCATCATCACCAGCATTGACCGCAACCCCACCAACACCCCAGAAGACGTGCAGAAAATTTTGAAAGGCACGCGCAAAGGCGGTCTGTTGATTGAAGGCGTGTACCCAGACGGGCGTCGCGCCTACTACGCCATCGGGCGCTAG
- a CDS encoding aldehyde dehydrogenase family protein, producing the protein MSQNIQDILAQLGIKETNPAYSTGLTWGGENRENRTIASPTNGQPIAAVNMATEEDYDAVIAVAQKAFVEWRQWPSPKRGEVVRQIGQKFRENKEALGKLVSYEMGKILQEGLGEVQEMIDICDFSVGLSRQLHGFTMHSERPTHRMYEQYHPLGIVGVISAFNFPVAVWSWNAMLAAICGDVVVWKPSEKTPLTAVACQHIIKEVLEQNQVPEGVFCMLVGDATIGSRMANDERVPIVSATGSTRMGKKVGEAVGKRLGKSLLELGGNNAIILTENADLEMAMRAVVFGAVGTAGQRCTSTRRLIIHDSIYDEVKNRLLKVYPNLPIGDPLKDGILVGPLIDKDAVSAFLKALEEVQKEGGKLLVGGKVLEGEEYATGTYVTPAIVEAQNEYHTVQEETFAPILYLIKYSGTVEDAIAIQNGVRQGLSSSIFSTNILETETFLSHWGSDCGIANVNIGTSGAEIGGAFGGEKDTGGGRESGSDAWKFYMRRQTNTINFGRELPLAQGIKFDL; encoded by the coding sequence ATGTCACAAAACATACAAGATATTCTGGCCCAACTGGGCATCAAAGAAACCAACCCCGCCTACAGCACCGGCCTCACTTGGGGTGGCGAAAACCGCGAGAACCGCACCATAGCCTCGCCCACCAACGGCCAACCCATTGCCGCGGTGAACATGGCCACAGAGGAAGACTATGACGCCGTGATTGCCGTGGCGCAGAAAGCATTTGTGGAATGGCGCCAATGGCCGTCACCTAAGCGCGGCGAAGTAGTGCGGCAGATCGGGCAGAAATTCCGGGAGAACAAAGAAGCGCTGGGCAAACTGGTAAGCTATGAGATGGGCAAAATCTTGCAGGAAGGCCTGGGCGAAGTGCAGGAAATGATTGACATCTGTGATTTCTCAGTGGGCTTGTCGCGTCAACTGCACGGCTTCACCATGCATTCAGAGCGCCCCACACACCGCATGTACGAGCAATACCACCCGCTGGGGATTGTGGGCGTGATTTCGGCGTTCAACTTTCCGGTGGCCGTTTGGAGCTGGAACGCCATGCTGGCCGCCATCTGCGGCGATGTGGTGGTCTGGAAACCGTCTGAGAAAACCCCGTTGACGGCCGTGGCTTGTCAGCATATCATTAAAGAAGTGCTGGAGCAGAACCAAGTGCCCGAGGGTGTTTTCTGTATGCTAGTAGGCGATGCCACCATTGGCAGCCGCATGGCGAACGACGAGCGCGTTCCTATTGTGTCGGCTACGGGTTCCACGCGCATGGGCAAGAAAGTAGGAGAGGCCGTGGGCAAACGCCTGGGCAAATCTCTGCTGGAACTGGGCGGCAACAACGCCATCATCTTAACTGAAAACGCTGATTTGGAAATGGCCATGCGCGCGGTGGTGTTCGGGGCGGTGGGCACAGCCGGACAGCGCTGTACTTCCACGCGCCGCTTAATCATCCATGACAGCATTTATGACGAAGTGAAAAACCGTTTGCTGAAAGTGTATCCAAATCTGCCCATCGGGGACCCGTTGAAAGACGGTATTCTGGTTGGCCCGCTGATTGACAAAGACGCCGTTTCTGCGTTCTTGAAAGCGCTGGAAGAAGTGCAGAAAGAAGGCGGCAAATTGCTGGTAGGCGGAAAAGTGTTGGAAGGCGAGGAATACGCCACTGGCACCTACGTAACCCCCGCCATTGTGGAAGCCCAGAACGAGTACCACACCGTGCAGGAAGAAACCTTCGCGCCCATTCTGTATCTGATTAAATACAGCGGCACCGTGGAAGACGCCATTGCCATCCAGAATGGTGTGCGCCAGGGCTTGTCTTCGTCTATTTTCTCCACCAACATTCTGGAAACCGAGACATTCCTGAGCCATTGGGGTTCTGACTGCGGTATCGCCAACGTGAACATTGGCACATCTGGGGCCGAGATTGGCGGCGCGTTTGGTGGGGAGAAAGACACCGGCGGCGGCCGTGAATCTGGTTCAGATGCCTGGAAGTTCTACATGCGCCGGCAAACCAACACCATCAACTTCGGGCGGGAGTTGCCGCTGGCGCAGGGCATCAAGTTTGATTTGTAG
- a CDS encoding DUF4442 domain-containing protein, giving the protein MHTTVLLSMSVSASVAAFRKIITNPVKLKLFLFKNLPMAYLAGIRIKSLTEQEAQVTIEYGYLTKNPFKSIYFACLGMAAEMASGVLSMMYLHKAQPSVSMLVTGMEAQFTKKAVGVITFTCTDGAAIAAAVRQTQETGQGTSLHALSIGRNEQGEEVARFTITWSYKVRGKK; this is encoded by the coding sequence TTGCATACTACTGTTCTACTGTCTATGTCTGTCTCTGCTTCTGTCGCCGCTTTTAGAAAGATTATCACCAACCCGGTTAAGCTCAAGCTGTTTCTGTTCAAGAATCTGCCCATGGCGTATTTGGCAGGCATCAGAATCAAAAGTCTAACCGAACAGGAGGCGCAGGTCACCATTGAATACGGCTACCTCACCAAGAATCCGTTCAAGTCCATCTACTTCGCGTGTCTGGGAATGGCCGCAGAGATGGCTTCTGGGGTGCTGAGCATGATGTATTTGCACAAGGCGCAACCCAGCGTATCAATGCTGGTGACGGGCATGGAGGCGCAGTTCACCAAAAAAGCCGTGGGCGTGATCACGTTCACTTGCACCGATGGTGCGGCCATTGCCGCCGCCGTCCGCCAAACCCAGGAAACCGGACAAGGCACCAGCCTGCACGCCCTCAGCATTGGCCGCAACGAGCAAGGCGAGGAAGTAGCACGGTTCACTATTACGTGGTCTTACAAGGTGCGCGGGAAGAAGTAG
- a CDS encoding RNA polymerase sigma factor, with protein METLEFTDVNAHVVTRCKEGDRKAQYELYKLYSKSMFNVSMRITNDYTEAEDVLQESFLSAFRELHTFKGDSTFGSWLKRIVINKSITKVRSRRLQVVPIDEQLDFVEDTPEYDDEDTAYKVDAIKKAIQSLPDGYRVVLTLYLLEGYDHGEIAEVLNISEATSKSQYSRARKKLLSLMESQQLAN; from the coding sequence TTGGAGACGCTGGAATTCACCGACGTAAACGCGCACGTAGTCACCCGCTGCAAAGAAGGCGACCGCAAAGCCCAATATGAGCTCTACAAGCTCTACAGCAAGTCCATGTTCAACGTGAGCATGCGCATCACCAATGACTATACAGAAGCCGAAGACGTACTGCAGGAATCGTTTCTGAGCGCGTTCCGGGAGCTGCATACCTTCAAAGGCGATTCCACGTTTGGCAGCTGGCTCAAGCGCATTGTCATCAACAAAAGCATTACCAAAGTGCGCAGCCGGCGCCTGCAGGTGGTGCCCATAGACGAACAGTTGGATTTTGTGGAAGACACGCCGGAGTATGACGACGAAGATACGGCCTACAAGGTAGACGCCATTAAAAAGGCCATTCAGTCTTTACCTGACGGTTACCGCGTGGTGCTGACCCTTTATTTGCTGGAGGGCTATGATCACGGTGAGATTGCCGAAGTGCTGAACATTAGTGAGGCCACGTCTAAGAGCCAGTACAGCCGGGCGCGCAAGAAATTATTGAGTTTGATGGAAAGCCAGCAACTGGCCAATTAA
- a CDS encoding RidA family protein: protein MENQSATSSSKAPEPVGLYPHARKVGNLLFLSGVGPREKGNPQIPGVVLDKHGNITSYDIEAQCHSVFKNVRTILEEAGSSWQNLVDVTVFLTNMKADFKTYNRLYAEYFKDCQPCRTTVEVNALPTPIAIELKCIATV, encoded by the coding sequence ATGGAAAACCAATCTGCTACTTCCTCCTCTAAAGCACCGGAACCGGTTGGCTTGTACCCGCACGCCAGAAAAGTAGGCAATCTGCTGTTTTTGTCGGGAGTGGGGCCGCGCGAGAAAGGAAACCCGCAGATACCGGGTGTGGTGCTGGATAAACATGGCAATATCACCAGCTATGATATTGAAGCGCAATGCCATTCGGTGTTCAAAAATGTGCGCACCATTCTGGAGGAGGCGGGCTCCAGTTGGCAAAACCTGGTAGATGTCACCGTGTTCCTCACCAACATGAAAGCCGACTTTAAAACCTATAACCGCCTGTACGCCGAATATTTCAAGGATTGCCAACCGTGCCGCACCACTGTGGAAGTAAATGCCCTGCCCACGCCCATCGCCATTGAACTCAAATGCATTGCCACGGTGTAA
- a CDS encoding DNA mismatch repair protein MutS encodes MSSTPEQLFSEREQRFFSEEARHANRHRWVGWFRLFFVIGSVVGCVALFYYGYNGAGLSLLMAGYFLFAVLIRWHNKIEYSQKHQMYLGIINRAEQERLRGELKDFTTGEEFQEPNHAYAADLDVFGQNSLFQLLNRAVTRLGQQRLADWLKAPAAPQEIIARQEAVAELAADLEWRQHLQARAMHHHRKTQQLPQLFLLWLKQPNFFMGKGWLVVLTFLLPVLTIAAIVYWAQGYSHYPFIGLVVVQFLVAVKYQRQRDEFYEESSGMYETLRSYQDMLVHIENHTFTSAKAQQLQQQLKIDDKPASEHVRQLASIIQYLSARLNTYLNFILNHVLMWDFIWMWRLERWKTTMSENISQVLNAAADFEALAGLAAFQYANPSYVVPTISEVPFTCDAQELSHPLIFSANRKANSLSFSGAGHTVLITGSNMSGKSTFLRAVGVNMVLAFTGAATCAKRFAIFPAQVYTSMRTEDNLAENTSSFYAELKRLKILLDLTATGQPVYFFLDEILKGTNSHDRHHGAMALIRQLHKRQAAGFVSTHDLELGNMEQELPGSVENYSFNSYFENGELQFDYTLRPGVCQSFNASQLMRQMGIEL; translated from the coding sequence ATGTCCTCAACTCCTGAGCAACTGTTTTCTGAGCGGGAACAGCGCTTTTTTAGTGAAGAAGCCAGACACGCCAACCGTCACCGGTGGGTGGGCTGGTTCAGGTTATTCTTCGTGATTGGTTCTGTGGTGGGCTGCGTGGCCTTGTTTTATTACGGCTATAACGGCGCTGGCCTGAGTTTGCTCATGGCGGGCTACTTCCTGTTCGCGGTCCTGATACGGTGGCACAACAAGATTGAATACTCCCAGAAGCACCAGATGTACCTGGGCATCATTAACCGGGCCGAACAGGAACGCCTGCGCGGCGAACTCAAAGATTTTACCACCGGCGAAGAATTTCAGGAACCCAACCACGCCTACGCCGCCGACCTGGATGTATTTGGCCAGAACTCACTGTTTCAGCTCTTGAACCGGGCCGTGACCAGGCTTGGCCAGCAACGCCTGGCCGACTGGTTGAAAGCGCCTGCCGCCCCCCAGGAAATTATTGCGCGGCAAGAGGCGGTAGCGGAACTGGCCGCTGACCTGGAATGGCGGCAGCACCTGCAGGCCCGGGCCATGCACCACCATCGCAAGACCCAGCAATTGCCGCAGTTGTTCTTGCTGTGGCTCAAGCAACCCAATTTTTTTATGGGCAAAGGCTGGCTGGTGGTGCTTACGTTTCTGTTGCCGGTGCTCACCATTGCCGCCATTGTGTATTGGGCGCAAGGCTATTCGCATTACCCGTTCATTGGCCTGGTGGTGGTGCAGTTTCTGGTGGCCGTGAAATACCAGCGCCAGCGCGATGAATTCTACGAGGAGAGCAGTGGCATGTATGAAACCCTGCGCAGCTACCAAGATATGCTGGTGCACATTGAGAACCACACCTTCACCAGCGCCAAGGCCCAGCAACTGCAGCAACAACTCAAGATAGACGACAAACCGGCCTCAGAGCACGTGCGGCAGCTGGCGTCTATCATTCAATATTTATCGGCGAGGCTGAACACGTACCTGAACTTTATCCTGAACCACGTGCTCATGTGGGATTTTATCTGGATGTGGCGCCTGGAACGCTGGAAAACCACCATGTCAGAAAACATCAGTCAGGTGTTGAACGCCGCCGCAGATTTTGAGGCGCTGGCCGGGCTGGCCGCTTTTCAGTATGCCAACCCAAGCTACGTGGTGCCCACCATTTCTGAGGTTCCGTTTACCTGTGATGCCCAGGAGTTGAGCCACCCTCTGATTTTCAGCGCCAACCGTAAGGCCAACAGTCTTTCCTTCTCCGGCGCGGGCCACACGGTCTTGATCACCGGTTCCAACATGTCAGGGAAGAGTACGTTTCTGCGGGCGGTGGGCGTTAACATGGTGCTGGCCTTTACGGGCGCGGCTACGTGTGCCAAACGGTTCGCCATCTTCCCGGCCCAGGTCTACACCAGCATGCGCACCGAGGATAATTTAGCCGAGAATACGTCTTCTTTTTATGCCGAATTAAAGCGTCTGAAAATCTTGCTGGACCTCACCGCCACCGGGCAGCCCGTGTATTTCTTCCTAGACGAGATTCTGAAAGGCACCAACTCGCATGACCGGCACCACGGCGCCATGGCCCTGATCAGGCAGTTGCACAAGCGCCAAGCCGCGGGCTTCGTCTCTACCCATGACCTGGAGCTGGGCAACATGGAGCAGGAACTGCCGGGCTCGGTGGAGAATTACAGCTTCAACAGTTATTTTGAGAACGGCGAACTTCAGTTTGATTACACCCTTCGGCCGGGGGTTTGCCAGAGTTTCAATGCCAGCCAACTCATGCGGCAGATGGGCATTGAGCTGTAG
- a CDS encoding glucose 1-dehydrogenase, with amino-acid sequence MQKSIAQHRLQDQVAIVTGASSGIGQAIAIQMALEGAKVVINYFSDKEGAQASLAQIKKNGGQGLIFEADVSKEKEVEQMFKAAKKEFGALDILVNNAGIQDDAALVDMTLAQWEKVINTNLTGPFLCARAAAQAFLAKKKEEEEGPAIGKIIFISSVHDIIPWAGHVNYASSKGGVAMMMKTMAQELAPKGIRVNSLSPGAIKTDINKADWSSKKGKEKMLSQIPYGRIGVPQDIAKVAVWLASDEADYVAGATIYVDGGMTLFPSFGDDA; translated from the coding sequence ATGCAAAAGTCTATCGCCCAACACAGATTACAAGACCAAGTAGCCATTGTCACGGGGGCCAGTTCGGGCATTGGCCAGGCCATTGCCATTCAAATGGCCCTGGAAGGCGCCAAAGTGGTCATCAATTATTTCTCAGACAAAGAAGGAGCCCAAGCCTCGTTGGCGCAAATAAAGAAAAACGGTGGCCAGGGATTGATTTTTGAAGCCGATGTCTCCAAAGAAAAAGAAGTGGAGCAGATGTTCAAGGCCGCAAAAAAGGAGTTTGGCGCGCTGGACATTCTGGTGAACAATGCCGGTATTCAAGATGATGCCGCGCTGGTGGATATGACCCTGGCGCAATGGGAAAAAGTCATCAACACCAACTTAACCGGCCCGTTTTTGTGCGCGCGGGCAGCGGCTCAGGCGTTTTTAGCTAAGAAGAAGGAGGAAGAAGAAGGCCCTGCTATCGGTAAAATCATCTTCATCAGTTCGGTGCATGACATTATTCCGTGGGCGGGGCATGTGAACTACGCCAGTTCCAAGGGCGGCGTGGCCATGATGATGAAAACCATGGCGCAGGAACTGGCGCCCAAAGGCATACGCGTGAACAGCCTCTCGCCGGGGGCCATTAAAACCGACATCAACAAAGCCGATTGGTCTTCTAAGAAAGGGAAAGAGAAAATGCTGTCGCAGATACCTTACGGCCGCATTGGCGTGCCCCAGGATATTGCCAAAGTAGCGGTGTGGCTGGCCTCAGATGAAGCCGATTATGTGGCCGGCGCCACTATTTACGTAGACGGCGGTATGACCCTATTTCCTTCTTTTGGCGATGATGCCTAA
- a CDS encoding alpha/beta hydrolase family protein, with translation MKNLLVFFLWLVWLPVLGQQSSLQVSLKTKSTVLGKEVEYSIYLPAGYATAPERFPVLYLLHGYGGDETDWALKGDVQAQADSMIQAGQIPAMVIVMPDAGGTYYINSHDGRVRYEDFFITEFLPFIDKTYKTKATQASRAVAGLSMGGFGSLQYAIRYPHLFSVAAPLSAAVRTDTEFTALPAEAYNRIFGAVYGTQLSGQARLNTHWYQHSVLKMVETAPAEDLKKVKFYIDCGDDDYLIKGNMALHAALIDRQVPHEFRVRDGGHSWSYWQTGLPEVLLFVGSHFKQ, from the coding sequence ATGAAAAATTTGCTCGTGTTTTTTCTGTGGTTGGTTTGGTTGCCGGTGCTTGGCCAGCAAAGCTCCCTGCAGGTAAGCCTCAAAACCAAAAGTACTGTGCTGGGCAAGGAAGTGGAGTATTCTATCTATCTGCCCGCGGGGTATGCCACCGCACCAGAGCGTTTCCCGGTGCTGTATCTGCTGCATGGTTATGGCGGTGATGAAACCGACTGGGCCCTGAAGGGCGACGTGCAAGCCCAAGCCGATAGCATGATTCAGGCCGGGCAGATTCCGGCTATGGTGATTGTGATGCCCGATGCCGGCGGTACATATTACATTAACAGCCATGACGGCCGCGTGCGGTATGAAGATTTTTTCATCACTGAATTCCTGCCGTTCATTGACAAAACCTACAAGACCAAAGCCACCCAAGCTTCCAGAGCCGTGGCCGGACTTTCCATGGGCGGGTTCGGGAGTTTGCAGTATGCCATCAGGTACCCGCATTTATTCTCAGTAGCTGCGCCCTTGAGCGCCGCCGTACGCACAGACACAGAGTTCACCGCACTGCCCGCCGAAGCCTATAACCGTATCTTCGGGGCTGTGTACGGTACGCAACTCAGCGGGCAGGCGCGCTTGAATACACATTGGTACCAGCATTCGGTATTGAAAATGGTAGAGACCGCGCCCGCTGAAGACCTGAAAAAAGTGAAGTTCTACATTGACTGCGGCGATGATGATTACCTGATTAAAGGCAACATGGCGCTGCACGCCGCCTTGATTGACCGCCAGGTGCCCCACGAGTTCAGGGTGCGCGACGGTGGCCACAGTTGGTCTTATTGGCAGACGGGGTTGCCGGAAGTCTT